TTTGCACGACATATATATGTGGATTACCTATCTTTAAAAACAATACACGCACACTATAGAGTAGCAAGTGAAAAATGAATACATTCGAAACTGAGCCAAGGACTTAATTGGGGCTCAGCTGGCTAGTATGCTTTCGTTACTACTCAAGCTTGAAGTTGATCCAGGGACCCTCCAGTTAGCTGTCaacttattttattagtaTCTCTGCTGGAAGAACTTGGTTTCCAACTACTTTTGCAATATCTATCAGCTGTATAGCACATGCactcaaataaattttaacaGTTTTCAGGCACAAGATcatagaaaaatacaacttaccaaagaatataaataacaaaaagagaaaagccAAATGGTTCTGAGTCTATTTTATTATTCGGCTCCATAAGTCAAGCTAGGAACCAATTGAAACCAACGTTGCTGTTTCCAGTGAATTTTCTGGCTGTCGCTTCAGACGATTGTGTTCCTTCCTTTAGCTGTTATTTAATGTTAGTTGCATGTTAACATTCTTTTGTATTTGGTGGACTGCTTGTTCGCCGCTCTTGTAATTTCGGCTTTATTTtagataaatattttgtatttctttttctttaaaaaaaaaaaaaaagaaaatgaagaaaaaggaaagtaaaAGGACTTCACTCGTTTtgaaagaaaactcaaaaacagGCTCCAGCTTGACTCTGTTGAGCTAGAGAATGATCTTAACATGTAGACTTCCCTTGCCTTTAAGGATGTACCCTATCCTTCAATTATGCGCAATCTGCTAGCCGTAGTATCTTAAGGGGATGTTTTATGTTTGGTTGGTTAGTTAGGTGTTGAGTGGCCTTGTGTCTGTTTCTTCGGCtagtgttttcttttatctgcAGTCAAATGCCCTTGTTTTGATCCTtacaatttgaataaaaatgtttctattcaaaaaaaacatgtaGACTTCAACTGACTCAAGTTGAATACCAAATGACAGCAATTCTTGATAATAATacaaatttggaaaagaaaacagcTAGTTACCGAAACAAACCTCATCATACCCAGTAAGCCACACTCGAGGAGTTTGGTAATATTTATCATACCTGAAAGTGAGTAATATCAATTAAGCTATTCATACCAACATAGAATTAGCTACAGAGACCAACAAATTGAAGTGAACTTCAATTGCCTTATAATTGAGCTATCCAGAAAGCAACACTTTATTACCAAAAactttgaaataaaaagcaacCATTTCTCCAAAAGGCAACATGCTTCTAAGTTCCACATGGGGAAAATATTGGACCTGGTCAacagttaaaaagaaaatgaatcttACGTAATGCTGACATCATAGGTTCGTGTTCGTAAAATATTGTCATCTTCAGGTTCATGAGCAATAATATATGTTCCCTGCAATTTAagacaaacccaaaaattcttAGCTCTCTACGATATATTAACATCATTTTCATGGTtgaaagcaaaaattaacatccTGTGCAAGAGACTAGGGAAGAAGGTTGCCCAAGATCTAGATtagataatatataaaaaaagttttaatgAAATATCAAATCCTTCTCTATAACTATCCTCCTCACTCCTACCCAAACAAGAGACTCTTACCCTCCTCCATCTCTTATTTTGTTTGCACTCATTAAAATTGCATACAAACtatttttatcataaaattaaGTAATTTTAAGAAAGTATTAAGACTAGGGCATAACCCAATTGGTAGTCACACCTCTTGTTTAAAGAGGAGGTCAAATTTCCCTCCCTGAACGTTGCTactaatcaaaagaaaaataaataaacttatcATGTGTATTGAACAGGCTACAACATGAAACTTATCAACGAGTAGACCCAGCACAAAGACATGAAGTTTTAAAGAGACAAGAACTATCACTGCACGCCAATTAAACACTTACAGGATCTATTTCAATGTTGTCAGCTTCTTCATAGTCAGCCATGTCAGGAATATCGTCTTCATCTTCCCCTCCAACATGTGAAGGGGCCAACTTCACAGCCTTATTCTTGCTGATTTCTAAACTTTCAATGGAGGGTAAGTTTTCCTCCTCGCAACTTCTATCTTTTAAAGATAAGAGATAGTCTGAGTCAATGGTTCTACGAAAATATTTGTGTACTTTAACCAAAGTAACTTACCCTTTGGCTTCCCATGGGTTGCCAACCAGCCATCATTATCTTCATTATCAAGAAGAACTTCCATACCAGCAGCTTCATACTCCTCTTCAATAGATGCAGCCCTCCGTAAGCAAGGGACTGAATAAGAAGTAAACAGATCACCCAATGTAATTAAAGGTACAGGGCAGCGATAAGCAAGGGCAGCAGTTTTCTTTAAGTTTatacttgagagagagaaacccaCGCACACACACAATACTGGGCAGTTAGCTCAAATGGTTCTTGATTCAATGAGGATTAACTCCAACCAATTGGATTGCTTGAGCAAActttttaactttttggaggccaaaaacagagtataagacaaaaaaaatctctttgcttggttttctttcatttacAGAAACCATGAAAAGGATCACTATAAAGGTGGCATAAATCAATgattaaaatgaaaaggaaatgaTACAAAACATTGAGCACTAGCAATATTATTATGCCTGAATATTATAATCCCCAGTAGCTATTAATAACAAGATGAAAATTTGTCGCAGGAAGtgggaaaaaacaaaagaaatagagTAGTGTGATGTCATCATACCATTTCTAGTAATCAAATACTGTTTTTCTGGTGGTAAGTATGGCTTCCTCTTGCTTGGCTCACCTGATTCCCTAACATGATATGAATCGAAAGGAAAATACCAACCAAAAAGTAAGATATCACCTCAAAACCTTGTTcgtaaaacaaaaataaagtgatGAGAAGatacaaaagaaataaaatccaaagAGATTAAGAATTGTAGCCATCACTAATAAGACTCTACAATCTAAATATGTAATAACTATTCAACCAGCATATTTGAAAACTCTAAAACAGGCTGCTTTCTCTAAATTCAAATTATCAGAATACTTAATCAAACAAAGTTGTTCTTGTCTCTACTTTCTTTCAgctattttcaaataaatttacatCCCTTTTCCTTTATAAATTTCATCCTCCTGTACTTTTActgaatttgttttaaaacaaaaacccataaACCCAATTGATAgatgggtttttttatttattttatttttttatttaacccTGCAAT
The Prunus dulcis chromosome 2, ALMONDv2, whole genome shotgun sequence DNA segment above includes these coding regions:
- the LOC117619096 gene encoding autophagy-related protein 3, giving the protein MVLSQKLHEAFKGTVEKITGPRTVSAFKEKGVLSVTEFVTAGDNLVSKCPTWSWESGEPSKRKPYLPPEKQYLITRNVPCLRRAASIEEEYEAAGMEVLLDNEDNDGWLATHGKPKDRSCEEENLPSIESLEISKNKAVKLAPSHVGGEDEDDIPDMADYEEADNIEIDPGTYIIAHEPEDDNILRTRTYDVSITYDKYYQTPRVWLTGYDESRMLLQAELVLEDVSQDHARKTVTIEDHPHLPGKHASVHPCRHGAVMKKIIDVLMSRGVEPEVDKYLFLFLKFVASVIPTIEYDYTMDFDLGSSSS